In one window of Azotobacter salinestris DNA:
- a CDS encoding EamA family transporter has protein sequence MKWLILLSGIVANASASVLVKLAMMPPRRFPSLEEPLAALQNWPFWLGLGLYGAAFLLYAAALVHLPLNVAHPILTAGAVATVALFSLLVFREAFHWTTGAGIVLVIAGVALITARTV, from the coding sequence ATGAAGTGGTTGATTCTGCTGTCGGGGATCGTCGCCAACGCATCCGCCAGCGTGCTGGTCAAGCTGGCCATGATGCCGCCGCGCAGGTTCCCCTCCCTCGAAGAGCCGCTGGCGGCCCTGCAGAACTGGCCGTTCTGGCTGGGCCTGGGCCTCTACGGGGCGGCCTTCCTGCTCTACGCCGCCGCGCTGGTTCACCTGCCGCTCAATGTCGCGCATCCGATCCTCACCGCAGGGGCGGTGGCGACCGTCGCCCTGTTCTCGCTGCTGGTCTTCCGCGAGGCCTTCCACTGGACGACAGGGGCCGGGATCGTGCTGGTCATCGCGGGCGTGGCGCTGATCACGGCGCGAACGGTTTGA
- a CDS encoding glycosyltransferase family 2 protein, giving the protein MITDTAAAARRHWQVPTFDTPFWHGRRHPWCVVIPVIDEGARIRSLLSRMAALDIAAVADLLIVDGGSSDGSLEPEALQQQGVHGLLLKTGPGRLSAQLRCAYAFALDQGYEGIVTIDGNDKDDPQAIPCFVEALRQGVDFVQASRFIPGGSAENTPRSRYLAIRLLHAPLLSWASGFRWTDTTQGFRAYSRRMLLDPRIAPFRDVFSGYELLAYLSSRVPRLGYRCIELPSVRRYPKDEVPTKIAAVRGHLALLVVLFRACAGRYDAPPDGFG; this is encoded by the coding sequence ATGATCACCGATACTGCAGCTGCCGCCCGCCGCCACTGGCAGGTACCCACCTTCGATACGCCCTTCTGGCACGGTCGCCGCCACCCGTGGTGCGTGGTGATTCCGGTCATCGACGAAGGCGCCCGGATCCGCAGCCTGCTGTCCCGGATGGCAGCGCTCGACATCGCCGCCGTCGCCGACCTGCTGATCGTGGATGGCGGCAGCAGCGACGGCTCCCTGGAGCCGGAAGCCCTGCAGCAGCAGGGCGTGCACGGGCTGCTGCTCAAGACCGGGCCGGGCCGGCTGAGCGCCCAGCTGCGCTGTGCCTACGCCTTCGCCCTCGACCAGGGCTACGAGGGCATCGTCACCATCGACGGCAACGACAAGGACGACCCGCAGGCCATCCCCTGCTTCGTCGAGGCCCTGCGCCAGGGGGTGGACTTCGTCCAGGCCTCCCGCTTCATTCCCGGCGGAAGCGCGGAGAACACGCCACGCTCGCGCTATCTCGCCATTCGCCTGTTGCATGCGCCGCTGCTCAGCTGGGCTTCCGGGTTCCGCTGGACCGACACCACCCAGGGCTTTCGCGCCTACAGCCGGCGAATGCTGCTCGACCCGCGGATCGCGCCGTTTCGCGATGTCTTCAGCGGCTACGAGCTGCTGGCCTATCTGTCCAGCCGCGTGCCCAGACTGGGCTATCGCTGCATCGAGCTGCCCAGCGTCAGGCGCTATCCGAAGGACGAGGTGCCGACCAAGATCGCTGCCGTCAGGGGCCACCTCGCGCTGCTGGTGGTGCTGTTTCGCGCCTGTGCCGGCCGCTACGACGCCCCTCCGGACGGCTTCGGCTAA
- a CDS encoding polysaccharide biosynthesis protein has protein sequence MKSPHQEPSHSIRQRLLDLSHGQKRLIQVSVDILLVWLALWLAFYIRLEDMSLIEPLDDHAWLFVAAPAVALPIFVRLGMYRAVMRYLGNEALLTIAKAVTLSALLLALVIFLHGKTSLLIPRSMIFNYWGLSLLLIGGLRIAMRQYFTGDWFNLRELSFRRQEDCLPRVAIYGAGSAGNQLAHALLMGHALRPVAFIDDDSHLAERTIAGLPIYAPDQLPRMLRETGATEIVLAIPSASRSRRRKILEMLQAYSLPVRSMPSIAKLACGRLTVNDLQEVDIADLLGRDAVPLQPELQERCIRDQVVMVTGAGGSIGAELCRQILANRPATLILFEHAEYNLYSIQGELEQRIRQEGLSLRLVPVLGSVRHGDRLLDTLRHWGVDTLYHAAAYKHVPLVEINISEGVSNNTFGTLRAAQAAMRAGVRNFVLISTDKAVRPTNVMGGSKRLAEMVLQAFSRERELELFGEPGLAPQPNRTRFTMVRFGNVLGSSGSVIPLFREQIRNGGPITVTHPEITRYFMTIPEAAQLVIQAGAMGEGGDVFVLDMGEPVKILDLAEKMVRLSGLSLRTEASPDGDIEIRFIGLRPGEKLYEELLIGDGATPTSHSRILRAHEEHLPWRELKPRLEALAGALEADDFPRIRELLQRTVSGYRPSQEILGHLPQEHPASCHTVPAWMHLVVPQDARPNSENP, from the coding sequence ATGAAATCGCCACACCAGGAACCTTCGCACTCCATTCGCCAGCGCCTGCTGGACCTTTCCCATGGTCAGAAGCGGCTCATCCAGGTCAGCGTGGACATCCTGCTCGTCTGGCTCGCCCTCTGGCTGGCCTTCTACATCCGCCTCGAGGACATGAGCCTGATCGAACCTCTCGACGACCATGCCTGGCTGTTCGTCGCCGCGCCCGCCGTCGCCCTGCCGATCTTCGTGCGTCTGGGCATGTACCGCGCGGTCATGCGCTACCTGGGCAACGAAGCCCTGCTGACCATCGCCAAGGCGGTCACCCTGTCGGCACTGCTGCTGGCCCTGGTCATCTTCCTCCACGGCAAGACGAGCCTGCTGATCCCGCGCTCGATGATCTTCAACTACTGGGGACTGAGCCTGCTGCTGATCGGCGGACTGCGCATCGCCATGCGCCAGTACTTCACCGGCGACTGGTTCAACCTGCGCGAGCTGTCCTTCAGGCGCCAGGAGGACTGCCTGCCGCGGGTGGCCATCTATGGCGCGGGCTCGGCCGGCAACCAGCTCGCCCACGCCCTGCTCATGGGCCATGCGCTGCGCCCGGTGGCCTTCATCGACGACGATTCGCACCTCGCCGAACGCACGATCGCCGGCCTGCCAATCTACGCCCCCGATCAGCTGCCGCGCATGCTCAGGGAAACCGGCGCCACCGAGATCGTCCTGGCGATTCCCTCGGCCAGCCGCAGCCGCCGGCGCAAGATCCTCGAGATGCTGCAGGCCTACTCGTTGCCGGTACGCTCGATGCCCAGCATCGCCAAGCTGGCCTGCGGCCGCCTCACGGTGAACGACCTGCAGGAGGTGGATATCGCCGACCTGCTCGGCCGCGATGCGGTGCCCCTGCAGCCCGAGCTGCAGGAGCGCTGCATCCGCGACCAGGTGGTGATGGTGACCGGCGCCGGCGGCTCTATCGGCGCGGAACTGTGCCGGCAGATCCTCGCCAACAGGCCGGCCACGCTGATCCTCTTCGAGCACGCCGAGTACAACCTGTACAGCATCCAGGGCGAGCTGGAGCAGCGGATCCGCCAGGAGGGTCTGAGCCTGCGCCTGGTGCCCGTCCTCGGCTCGGTCCGCCATGGCGACCGCCTGCTCGACACGCTGCGCCACTGGGGGGTCGATACGCTCTACCACGCCGCGGCCTACAAGCACGTGCCGCTAGTCGAGATCAACATCAGCGAAGGCGTGTCCAACAACACCTTCGGCACCCTGCGCGCCGCCCAGGCGGCGATGCGCGCCGGGGTGCGCAACTTCGTGCTGATCTCCACCGACAAGGCGGTGCGCCCCACCAACGTGATGGGCGGCAGCAAGCGCCTGGCCGAGATGGTGCTGCAGGCCTTCTCCCGGGAGCGCGAGCTGGAGCTGTTCGGCGAGCCCGGCCTGGCGCCGCAGCCCAACCGCACGCGCTTCACCATGGTTCGCTTCGGCAACGTGCTGGGCTCGTCCGGCTCGGTGATCCCGCTGTTCCGCGAGCAGATCCGCAACGGCGGGCCGATCACCGTCACCCACCCGGAGATCACCCGCTATTTCATGACCATCCCCGAGGCGGCGCAGCTGGTGATCCAGGCCGGCGCCATGGGCGAAGGCGGCGACGTCTTCGTGCTGGACATGGGCGAGCCGGTGAAGATCCTCGACCTGGCGGAGAAGATGGTGCGCCTGTCCGGCCTCTCGCTGCGCACGGAGGCCAGCCCGGACGGCGACATCGAGATCCGCTTCATCGGCCTGCGCCCGGGCGAGAAGCTCTACGAGGAGCTGCTGATCGGCGACGGCGCGACGCCGACCAGCCACAGCCGGATTCTGCGCGCCCACGAGGAGCACCTGCCCTGGCGGGAGCTGAAGCCGCGTCTGGAGGCCCTGGCCGGGGCGCTCGAAGCCGACGACTTCCCGCGCATCCGCGAGCTGCTGCAACGCACCGTCAGCGGCTATCGGCCGAGCCAGGAAATCCTCGGACATCTTCCGCAGGAACATCCGGCCAGCTGTCACACCGTTCCCGCCTGGATGCACCTGGTGGTGCCGCAGGATGCCAGGCCGAACAGTGAAAACCCCTGA
- a CDS encoding glycosyltransferase: protein MSNLTVNITTTYNRLDLCSQTVWSLLNQSTLPPKIVIWVSREAYLIDQGIDREPRWAQELNKLRNIIEFRWTANTGPYRKLFPALDAASDDQIIVYADDDTIYKENWLNLLISKFQEHNEEKIVASRIRISKRNLFGYHKTYMLWPIAKKEVELDSDYLITGVGGAILKKNHIKEEFRKNQDYLTICPKCDDLWISEIIARSKTPVLSCPEAMREILTINHEHGLETQNTLTSHSLARQALNKVKINTFGRLGIPTCNNDVSFKRVKSYFNEIEKTTLGNVQADKQVS from the coding sequence ATGAGCAACCTCACCGTAAACATTACGACCACCTACAACCGATTGGACTTGTGTTCGCAAACCGTATGGTCGCTGTTGAACCAATCGACCCTCCCCCCCAAGATCGTCATCTGGGTGTCCAGGGAGGCGTACCTGATAGACCAGGGGATAGACAGGGAGCCGAGATGGGCTCAGGAGCTGAACAAGTTGAGAAACATCATAGAGTTCAGATGGACGGCGAATACCGGCCCCTACAGAAAGCTGTTCCCTGCCCTGGATGCGGCAAGCGACGATCAGATCATCGTCTATGCCGACGATGACACGATATACAAGGAAAACTGGCTCAATCTTTTGATCAGCAAATTCCAGGAGCACAACGAAGAAAAGATCGTGGCCTCGCGCATCCGCATCAGCAAGCGAAACCTGTTCGGCTACCACAAGACCTACATGCTCTGGCCCATAGCCAAAAAAGAGGTCGAACTCGACAGCGACTACCTGATCACGGGTGTGGGCGGGGCAATCCTCAAGAAAAATCATATAAAGGAAGAGTTCCGGAAAAACCAGGACTACCTGACAATCTGTCCGAAATGCGACGACCTATGGATAAGCGAAATAATCGCCCGCTCCAAAACCCCTGTTTTATCGTGCCCGGAGGCCATGCGCGAGATTCTCACCATCAACCATGAGCACGGCCTGGAAACTCAAAATACCCTGACCTCGCACAGCCTTGCACGCCAAGCCCTGAACAAAGTCAAAATAAACACCTTTGGCCGTCTCGGGATTCCGACGTGCAACAACGACGTGTCCTTCAAGCGAGTCAAGAGCTATTTCAACGAGATCGAAAAAACCACCCTGGGAAATGTACAGGCGGATAAACAGGTATCCTAA